The Populus alba chromosome 6, ASM523922v2, whole genome shotgun sequence genomic interval aaaaatattttttaaaaaaatttttttttttttagatttttagattttttatgtattaataataaaaataaatttttaaaaataaaaaaaattattattataatatcctttcaaataaaaaacatatacaaaaCAGTATTTAAAATACCAAAAGGCATCTGAATATCGTTTGCACCGAAAGAAACAGAGCGATGCATCAATGAAAGTGGGTCCCATTTTACCAGTTCTAAGAAGGGAGTAGTGGGGTCACCCTTAGCTGCTATCCCATTACGATTACCAGCTGTGTCTTCTTCACTCCTATGCCTCTCCTTTCACTCGTCTTTTCATTCAAGAAAACATCTCTCTAGTCAGAAAGGTCTTCAATTTCCTCTTCTCAATCCCTTTTGTGTTGTGGTGCcctggagaaagaaaaaagaagatagaTGGAGACCCATCTgtgatttcaaaaaacaaatctcattGGGATCTGCCCACTTCGCTTACTGGTACTTTTCTTATCTCTAATCTGATTCATGGACCCCAATTACATGCAACATTAGcctttttttgcttctttttgttgttatcattttgttttcttttttagggTATTCAACCCTAGTTTCAAAATGGTTTCTTTAGTGCCGCATTGCTTGGAACTGAAATTTTTGTAGATGGGCTTATAAACTTTGGACTTTTTTCcatgttatttctttttctggTCGCTGATAAATTATGGAAAATGTACACAAGGTTTaaaagaaatatgttttttcttagttttatttCTCCGTTTGGTTGAGAGAAAATGTGGGAATAGTAGCAAAATCTACCATCTTCTTACTACTAATTTTACTTTCTTTGTTCGAGACTTGTTGATTGTAAAATACTTGGATAATTGTGTTAATTGTTATGCTGGCTGGAAAAAAATGCGGGATAGGGAGAAACTGTGCTGAGTCTACAATTTGGCTGCTACCTTTTTGTATAAAGAAAATGTACACATTGTATAGcatgattttcttaaatttcttccCTTTTGAGTCTTTGACCATTACGTTCTCTGCATCCCCTTATTCGTGTTTTTCCATGATTAGTATTGATGTAGAGTCTCATTTCTGCTTATGGcacaggtatttttttttttcgcttttaTCACACTTGTAACTTTCTTCATCTCTGTTTAAAATATGTAGGATTTCGTTAATGTATATGATGCACAATTGATGTTCCAAACTtgatcttttgatttgtttctgaAAAAGGTTGAATTGGGGAATGATAAGAAGATGGGGAGGAAAGGAAAATGGCTTTCTAGTGTAAAGAAAGCTCTTAGCCCTGATTccaaggagaagaaaaaccagGTATTTAGAAGAATGTGGTTTTTAGTATTGAATTGTAGGTTGTTTTAGTAATCATGATTGGTTCTTACTCGAATAATTTTGGTTCTATTGGTTTtagaaatcaaataaatcgAAGAAGAAATGGTTTCGCAAGCAACAACTGGATTCGGATTCCACTTCTTTAGAAAATGTTACAATGCGATCTCCTCCTCCTCAACTAGACGAGGTGAAATTAATTGAAACCACAAATGAAGAGAACCAGCACACTTACTCTGTTCCAGTTGTCACTGCTGCAGTAGCTGAGCATGCTCCGATTACTGTTCAAACCACCACTGAGGTTTTTCAACCAACCAAGGTTAATAAATATGCTGGCAAATCGAAGGAAGAAGTGGCGGCAATTAAGATTCAGACAGCATTCCGAGGATACATGGTATGTCTTGTGCTGCATTACCTTTGTTATTGATGTTGGAATCTTGGAGAGAAAAAGGATAGTTAACAATTCTTCTAAACTGGGTATTGGAATGCTTTCTTGTAATtgaagaaagaatttttttttactgtttgtactttctttcttttatttatttattttcttttgtgggGGGGGATGAAAGTTCAAACCTGTAGTGTCTTGTCAATTTCAAGTAACGAGTGGGTTTTATAAGCTACACTTGCATTTGTTCTGATTTCATTTAGGCAAGAAGAGCATTGCGGGCTCTGAGAGGGCTGTTCAGGCTCAAATCTCTGATGGAAGGGCCTACGATAAAAAGACAAGCAACCCATACTCTCCGCTGCATGCAGACTCTAGCTCGGGTGCAGTCACAGATACACACAAGGAGGATTAGAATGTCAGAAGAGAACCAGGCCCTACAGAGACAACTCCTACATGAGCATGCAAAAGAGTTTGAAAGCTTGCGGGTCTGTCCCACTTGTGTTTATTCGTAATATTATCTGTTCAAATGTCCCCACTCAAATGGACACCGACTTATTTTCTGTTTAGTCATCATGGATTTGTTCAACCTTTTTGCCATGGATATGAAACTCTTAAAGGCTCTTGGGGACTTCATGAACccttttttccttgtttaatAGGGGCTGATATTCATAAAAACATGTGATATGGAAAGAACTAGTGATGGTGGGTTGAGAATTATTCCTATAAATAGTAGCACATGAATGCCAAATAGTAAAAGCGGTATTCATACTAAAATTATGTTTTCCAAATGACTACGCAGCTGGACTTTTAGCAGGGCATGCAATGTTTTCATTTAGGTTCCTAATTCAGTATCCCTGCCACATATTTCTTATCTGATGAACTAACATAATATCTCTGGTGGTTCAGTCCCTGTGCTAAGTATGAGCGTTCTGATGTTATGACAGATTGGAGAGGAATGGGATGACAGTCTACAGTCAAAGGAACAGATTGAAGCTAACCTGCTAAACAAGTTTGAGGCAGCTGTGAGAAGGGAAAGAGCACAGGCTTATTCTTTCTCTCATCAGGTGATCAATTCCTCTGTTTCTTTTACTCTGCTGAGAGTGTGGAGGGCTCGCACAGATGAATAATTAAGTATGAGAGGACAGCTTAGCTATTTTAACATCCAAAAAGTTAGAAATTTGAGTAAACCGGTTTGTTAAATAGCTTAGTAGAGAGGTCGTatagataaataataaagtatGCAATGACAGCTGACTGAGCTATCTTGAAAGTTAGAAATTTACACAAACCTGTCTGTTAAATAGCTGACTCCCAGTTATTTGCTTGGTCACTCTGTCAAAGTTAAGTAGATGGTGGTTTGGAAAATGGTGcactgtaattatttttttcctggaacATGATTATACACCACTATATATGTCTCGACTTAATAGATGGTCTGTGCTTACCCTATGCCAGACTGAAAGATGTTCAGCCTTTAATTTACTTTCATGAAACTAGAATGATCATGTGTTTTAAGAACCAAGTCTAACTCCATAAAATACTTCACAGCAAGCCTGGAAGAATTCTTCACGAGCTGTAAACCCCATGTTCATGAGTGGCAATCCATCCTGGGGTTGGAGCTGGTTGGAACGATGGATGGCAGCCCATCCATGGGAGAGCCGGAGCATGACGGAGAAAGAACTTAATAGTGACCATTCATCTCTAAAGAGTGCGAGCCGCAGCATTACTGGAGGGGATATAAGCAAATCTTATGCTCGCTACCAGCTCAATTCTGATAAACTAACTCCAAGAGAAAGTGAAAGACCAACCAAAACCACGAACCTACAGTTCCAATCAACTCCTAACAAGCCAGCTGCTTCTACAGTTGCTAGAAAATTGAAGTCAGCCAGCCCAAGGAGTGGCATTGGGGGCCTAGATGATGAATCTAAAAGTGTGGTCAGTGTTCAGTCAGATCGTAGTAGAAGGCATAGCATTGCAGGTTCATTTGTACGAGATGATGAGAGCCTTGGAAGCTCTCCACCACTTCCAAGTTACATGGTACCTACAGAATCCGCGAGAGCAAAGTCCAGATTACAAAACCCATCGGGGGCAGAGATGAACGGAACGCCTGAGAAGGAAAAGGTATCCTTGGGGTCTGCCAAGAAGCGGCTTTCCTACCCTCCCTCACCAGCCAAAGCAAGGAGGTATTCAGGTCCCCCAAAATTGGAAAGCAGCTTAAAAGCAGAAAACAGTGAGGCTGCTGGCGAGGGCATTTAAGTGTTGAGGAATTGAATGAAAAGCGATTAAGTCTGTTTTAAGATgtggagaaaaagagagatcatACGGATCATTTGATTTCTGAACCTTCTGCTTCTATAGctgttaattatttattcattggtCAGAAAGTGTTGCAGTTTGCGGTGAAATTAGCTGTTCATGGGCACTCGTTATTCGTtcgtttctttttgtttatatttgccCTTACTTCCATTGTTTGTCTTCACATTTGTACTGCGGAAAATAATGTTCAATATTGACTTTAAGACATCCATGTTCTCTCCTATAACAATATTTGTTCGATCTTGTTTACTTGCTTTTCTTTACTGAATAGGCTTCTGATATACATTAACAAAAAGTAAGCGCGTGGTGAATTCTACAGCTCTTACACTATTCATCCTCTTGATTAGAATGGtccatttttcttaaattttcaatttggttttaaatatttttttcacaaattaagtcattttgagcttaaattaatattcaactgcttttttatatttttttataaaaattaaattaaaagataaaggattaaaataaataaaaaaaatgtggcaactttgattttcattttaaaagtttattttagtccccacatgttttagttattagatatcaatttcttttattattagaaatttaattttagtactaaactttattttttctaatgttttagTCCTTTTCTTGTGAGAAGAAGGAGATAGACTCGCTAGATtctggcataaaaaaaaagagtcaccATTAATGATGATTCTgaccataaaaataattaatattgttgttaATGTATTCCATCTCATGAGGGGAGCTTcatctatatgtttttttccttctcattaCCCACAGAGGTAGATCTGACATTGagaatattttttggtttgagttgatttcaagttttttagctgctttttgggttttttaggcTATAAATAGATTTTCCAGGTTCTAAGTGAAACTCTTATCaccaaataaaactttttgatatcaaaatcgaTCATATTTATGGTTAAAATTAGTGTCAAcactcattttctttctttactagTAGAATACAATgatatctctctttttcttaaatcatagactaaaaaataataaaaatatttttttataccaaaatggAATTGAGAAAATATTAAGGGATCGATTAGGTATAATTTATAAAGTTTGAGTactaaattagattttttttttgaactttaaaACCATCACTCATTTGTTGTGTCTTTTCCACTTTGATCTttcctctttcaattttatccttagtcaataaatttaattaaattgttcttCAATTTGGCTAAAGAAGATGCAAgcggtaaaaaaaaatggaggatcaaattaaaaactaaaacaaaaattttaaacaatgagtccataaaaaaatataagagaataAACAATGCACGTGTATAAAATGATTAACCCACACTTTTTAGTGTGTTATATATTTAACATAAACAACTTTttctatgatttattttttaatatattttttaatttgtgttattaaaattaaatatttttttatttttaattagaaaacttTATGAAATAGAAACAAACATTTATGACATCAAATTTTTGTTTGCGATGCTGCACTCTAGGTTAGGAGAGTATTTAAGAATGtggtaattgttgttttttaaagtattttttgttagaaaatacattaaaataatatattttttattttaaaaaaattatttttaacatcaacacattaaaaaaaattaaaacatatataaaaaaataattttcaacaaaaaaaacaatttagtaaaataatacCTGAACACTTTGTAAACTGGCTTGTACTAttccaataactttttttattatgattattttgatGAGGTAACGCGCTgtacagataataataataatattttttttacgctCAGGAAGCGAACCCTAAACAAGTGACAACCGAGTATTGGAATCTATAAAACGAGCAAAAATCAAACGTTACGCCCGCGAATGTTCCTTCCCTTTTCTTCCAGCTCTCAATCATTTCAGAAATGgtgagtctctctctctcttcttctttgttttttcttcaagaatTACAAATATTTGTTTCCTGATTCTTATGTCAAATACTGATGCTTCCCTAATTTCGCCTTTTAGGGTTCTGATTAAACCTTTATTTATCgaattagggttttcttttcttttttctgttttgataGATTTAGATTACCACCTGTTTGGTTCCCGATAAATTTGATTGTGCTTCCCTAATTTATGCATAAATCagttcaagaaaagaaaaatccagCAGAAAAAGAAGTATTTCAATCAGGCACTCGCTTTAACGCTTAGCGCTCACTCACGAGGTGCTCGCCTTGGCAGTGCGTCATTGAAATTCATTGCCTGATGCTAATAAAAACATTGTGGCCTCGCCTTGCCTCGAGCGCTTCTTAACAACACCGCTGTCAGCTAGATTAAGTTTAGTTTTGAGAATCACGTGACGATTTGGTCTAATTTCTGGAGTTATAGGGTGGACTctcatttattagtttttattattggagTTGTGTTGATAATGaagttgaaatgaaaatttttcttCAGGCTACACCATTGATAATGGGAATGGCAGTTGCAGCTACGGCATATGCTGGCAGATATGGCATCCAGGCTTGGCAGGCATTCAAAGCAAGGCCTCCAACTGCTAGAATGCGTAAATTTTACGAAGGTGGTTTTCAATCTGTCATGACGAGGAGAGAAGCAGCTCTAATACTTGGAGTAAGGTACTGTGTTAGGTTTTCAACtgttagaaataaatatatatttagtattttGATGAAATGACATTAGTAGGAAGTGCTTTTCTTCTGATGTGTATGTGATGATGGTGTGCATTAAATAGTGTGCATATGATGAAGCACCAGTGATGTATGCTGCAATGGCATTAttatgattgaaaatttaacaataaatcaacaTTTTGCCATTAAAAACTGAAGTCCTGGCAGTTGTGATCCCCTCAAGGTCCAACAGAAACAATATTCCCTAGCATTGTGTGTGTGTTCTCACACATGCTGGGTACAGGGATCATCAGAAACTACCTAAATGCAGCTGCTTTATATCCGTCATTGCAAAATTAGTGGGATTTGTAGCTTTTTGGTGCCTCGGGATTCAAGACATAACCTTTTCCAAGTAGCTTATTGAAACCTAATCTCAAAGATATTGATTTACTATATGATTCCAAAGTGATGTTGATGTCGGCCACATGATCTGTAACATTGAGATATGCATCATTGTTTTCCATTTGCCAGAAAATGCTCTACAATTACTATGTTTGCTCTTGCCCCTAGTCTTTTGGTGTAGTCCTTTCTTTATGTTTGTTCTTGTTGTATTTGTTAGTGTTTTCTAAAAGCAGGAAAATGAACCTTTTTTACTGGAGATCACATCATGGTGGCTTTGACCTGCCAATCTTAACTGGAGTGAGGTGTGATCTCATCCAATATGTTGCTATTTGAGCTGGTTTAGTCACATCTTACTGTTTGAAGGTTTTTGAAACTCAAAATGGAGCTTAGAAAAGCTTCTTGAGCTTGGCTTATCATTGTGTGGCCATGCTCAAATTTGTTTGAGTGACCTGGAACGCAAATGGAGCTTACAAAAGCTTCGCAGAGCTTGACTCATCTTTTCTTGGCCATGCTCAAGTTTGTCTCGTTTTCTCCTCTTCTCATAACTAATATACTAGTAGAGTTACTCCCTACTCTTACTGTCAGATCTGCAGTCCCTAAAATGGCTATGCTTATCTTATGAACTTGACCTGCCTGATAGCGATGATGTGTACAGTAAAGGGAATCCATTGCTTCACCCTTGCAAAAGACCGAGTATCATTAATTGTGGGGGTGGGAAGGCAAAGTCATCGTTGTTATTGTTATCAGATTGGTTTCTAGGGACTAATTTATATGCCTCCTTTTGTTGATGAACCCTGTTGGCAGTTCAATCACAGGCATGAGCTTGATTGACTTGGGTGCAAGTGCTTTCTAGACCTACAAACCTGTTTGAACAGAAAGGTTCATTCTATATCAGATTGATTCGGGTGCATGGTTTTGATCATGAGGagcaaattcaatttaatttgctTGATTTATTTTGGAAAGTACCATCTTGACCAGCATGCCTTGTTGAGCAGAAATGTTTGTTCTATGTTAGATTGACTTAGGTGTATGGTTTTGCTCATAAGGtgcaaaatcaattcaatttgattACGTAGATGCCAGTCCACCTTTACTATATTTACAAATTTCATGAACACTGCATATCCATTTCCCAGTTCTACCATTCAGCATTTTGTTATGTAGTGGCTGCTCTCAGAACTGAAACCTGCCTTCTTAATATTGCAATCACTAGCCATTTACAATTTTACCAATCAACAACCTCTGCCCTAGCTTTTGCAATGTCGCGAGCATATGTTTACTTCTTCATTTCTCTTAAGTACACCATGGCACACGTGCATCAGTGGAGATCTATCTACATTTTCTCTGAGGGAAACTCACTGATAATTTTGTTACTGGTTATCTTTTATAGGGAAAGTACTGCAGCAGACAAGGTCAAGGAAGCACATAGGAGGGTGATGGTCGCAAACCATCCAGATGCAGGCGGAAGCCATTACCTTGCTTCTAAAATAAATGAAGCGAAGGATATCTTACTTGGAAAAACAAAGGGTGGTGGATCTGCATTTTAGCGCGCCTATTAACTctgtttcaaaacaaaattgccATTTGCAGCGGAGTCAAATTGAAGGATAGAAGTACTGCAGTAAGAAAATTCGGGGTCTGTGTTTAATCGTTTTCTTGGGACCCAAAAGAGGTACACCAACTGAAAGCcattttgtatttcttatttatgaattttgtaTAATGTGAGGGAAACAAACTGTCGTTCGGCCTTTGGATGTTCCAAAGCAGATGCTATTGATCAAAATAATGGATTTGCCTGCTGTTTTTTCCTCATGTGGTCCATAAATTGCCCCATTTACCAGGACCCAAGGACCAGTCCATAATCTATCCTGACACTTGCAGctctagttttttatattttaattccgTTGAACAGACACCTGGCCATCCtgagttgtttttcaaattgaataatAGAAGCTGTGTACGATAGGAAAACTGTTGCAGATGGTTCATAGCAACTCTGGATGTGGCTTCTATCGCCTTCAAATAGGTGTTTGCCCCATCCGAAGATACTTCTCAAACTGTCTTGGCCGTGTGGTAAGTGCATCATCCATCTTTAAATTACAGGAACCATCAACAAAACTGGAAACAAATATACATACAGAGCCTGAATGGCTCatctagaaaatattattagcagGCTCATTCAGTGCTGGAATGAATCACCCAGTCTCATCTTTTCTTCTAGCATAAAACTACTGCCTTACTTTTTCACATTTCCGCTTCTTGAGTTGCGACTGCTAGTTAATTGGATTCTCAGGAAGATGTACCCgtacaggaaaaagaaaatcagatATGATTCAATTTCAATGTGGCTACTCGAAATTGAAGTGGTAGTATTTAAGAATATTAAGACTATTGAGAATTCACTATATAAGGAAAAACCCTCATCTGGATTCGCGGCCTCCTTGCTTTTCTACTCTCCTTCGTATTACCCATCATTCAAAAATATGGAAACAGATAGCACCTAGAATTAAACCTCTTCATGCTCCACTGACCTGTGGGGTATTTACATTGCTTTCCTTCGTGCTAAAAGGAGTATAACTATACTGACGTATCATTTCCCGACAGAATTTGTAGTGGATGACACGTCTTCCACCTCTGCTTCAAATGAAGTTCCATCGATTTCCACCTTGTCAAGAGGGCCTAGAGCATCTCCAAAAAGAGTAGAGAATATCCGTCTGTGGCACTCGTCACAGAAAAAGTAGTACGAAAAGTGGCCTTCATTTGGGAGCTTATGCAAGTTGGCCCCTGGTAGAACCCGGCTTATGTAATCAATCATTGATGGCGGCACTACTTGATCATCCATACCCTGTTCAAcatcaatcaacaaaataaaacataaacaacTTTGGTAGCACCCAGCAGTGTGATAGTTATATAACTGAGTCACTATAGAGTATTGTGTTTTAATActtgaaaattcaagaaattaactatGCTGCAACTAATGTCAAATCCATTTACAAAATAGACAAGGCAATCTCAGAAAACAACCCAGGAAGAGATTTGGGGCCTTTTAGAATGCTATCTTGGTACCTTTTTGGTTTAGGAAAGAGACTGGGAGTTTTCGATTTATAAAACAGAATACTAATGCAATGTTTATTATACCCAACGAATTCTAtcttcaaaacaaaatgaagtacACTATCTGCTTAGAAATGCTATACCGTGAAGCAGCAACTATCATGAAAGAAGATTTCACATTTCACAAACCTGCCAAATGTGTATTGGACCAAGAAATCCCACCAGTTCACATTCTGCCTGACTGTACATGGACCAGAGCCAAAGAAGAAAGCCATTCCTCTGGCACTTCCTCTGCACCTGAAGATCTGCTATGCTGAAACCCCAGTTTGACACCTGTAGCACAGCTTCCTCGATGAATGATTTTGCTCTCCCATGGCGTATCGACTCCTCGACATCCCTATGCCAAAACTCCTCAAACATTGGCTCCTTGATCAGAATTTCATCCTGAACATGTCAAGCTAATGTtacaaataattagaaaaataacatcCTTCACAACTAGTTGTAGTTTCTGAGGGTTGTCCCGACAAGTAAATTGTCAAATGTATCAGAAAGAGGAAGCAGGTTGTTTCTTTCAGGTATTCGGTAATACAAGAATGATGCCATGTGTTTCCACTCATAATACTGGTTATATGATACTAGTTGAAATCCTCATAGGCAACCCATCTTATGATAATATAATGAAAGGAGGTTGAAGATTACAACAGGTAAAATGCATATGGAAAGGTCTGGAAAGGCTTAAATCCTCTGAGAAGTAACTCGAGATAACAAGAATTAACCTTCTTTCCAAGTGATTGAGACATCCACTTATCAATTTCACCATGATTTCCAGACAGGAAGCTTCGGTGATAAAAATAAGCGAGGAACTTCGGAAATTTCCGAGCTAAGAAATACAATAGCTTCCTTCTAGAGGACCACTGATCCCATGTTCTTCTCATCTCTTCCTTTGTCATGCTTGGCTCATATGGATTAATCATTGGAGCAAACATGCCAGCGCCTGCAAATTCAGAAAAGAAGATCCTGATAAATCACACGTGACATTTATCCCACAAAATATGGACTCTTGGTTGAACGACGAAGAAATACTAAGTAGGAAAGCAGGAAATGTATGTTTCATCACATTATTACATTTACTGATATACAGACATGATCTGAGAATTTGAAAGTTCAGCTCGTGAGAAGAGGGGTACAAAAATATTCTGCTCAGTAGCCAGAGTATAGAAGTTCAAAGTTTGTGATAAATCCAAGACATGGCATATTGTAGAGCAACTGCACCAACTATCTCCTATCCAAGGAACTTTATAGACCACATGCATGGTACCTTTCGTGCTGATCCCAGAGCAAAATCATTACATTCATCCCAGTTTTTAATTTCTCCAACAAGAAACTAATCTACGTTGGACTCGTCCTGTGGATGGCATTTTCTTAAGCTCCAAATTCATCGAATTATTCTTGTgtttatttagtcatgtttatCTATGAGACCCTTAGCTAGCTACACGATGTCACCACAAACTTTTTGTCGCCACCAGGCAGTTTTACATTCTCGTTCTCAAAATTCAACATTATTCTTTCATATGATGCCAAATTCAACATTCCCAGCTTGAATCTCGTTAATCAGATCCCAACCAACTACAATTCAATAAATACCTATGTTGACATCATCAGACTGGGAAAAGAGAGAATCATGAGAAATTTATCAGAATTTAAGGGTATTAGtttcaaactaaaaacaaaaactataaacatAGAAAAAGAAGTTTAAGATTTTCATAGTAAAtcacttttataaaaataaataggttgACATACCAGCAATTCTGTCTGGAATATATCTAAGTGCAGCCCAAGAGTGCATGCTTCCGCTTGAGTAACTCAACACCCAAAACTTTCCATTAACACCAACAGCATCAGCTAGGTAGAGCATATCCATTGCCGAGGAGTTAAGATTTCTGATGGCATGAGGATCGCTCTCTCCAAAACCAGGAAGGTCATACGTGATCAAGCGAACACCAAACTCTTGAAGCAGTGATGTTTTGACTCCAGGTATACCTTTCAACGGACAatcattaaaacattaaaaaaaaaaaaaacatcaaaattgatAAGCAGCCTGGTAGAGCCCCATAAATCCCAGTTCCTCATACATACCTGCGAGTcgagaggaaagaaaagaatgCGGAACAATCACAGAAAATCTTGCTCTGTCGGCCGGGACACCTTGCTCGAGATAAGCCATGTGTCGACCATCGGGAAGCGGTATGCGATTAGCACTAGGCGGATGTACACGCATTTTCTTTACCGACGGAACCAAGCTATCATCTGTGCTATTTATACTTAGTGCTGAGAAGACACAACAAAGGATATAGTCAGTCGAATCACAAAGCCAAACAGCACAGAActgaaagaataataataataataa includes:
- the LOC118048557 gene encoding protein IQ-DOMAIN 2 isoform X1, with the translated sequence MAQVELGNDKKMGRKGKWLSSVKKALSPDSKEKKNQKSNKSKKKWFRKQQLDSDSTSLENVTMRSPPPQLDEVKLIETTNEENQHTYSVPVVTAAVAEHAPITVQTTTEVFQPTKVNKYAGKSKEEVAAIKIQTAFRGYMARRALRALRGLFRLKSLMEGPTIKRQATHTLRCMQTLARVQSQIHTRRIRMSEENQALQRQLLHEHAKEFESLRIGEEWDDSLQSKEQIEANLLNKFEAAVRRERAQAYSFSHQQAWKNSSRAVNPMFMSGNPSWGWSWLERWMAAHPWESRSMTEKELNSDHSSLKSASRSITGGDISKSYARYQLNSDKLTPRESERPTKTTNLQFQSTPNKPAASTVARKLKSASPRSGIGGLDDESKSVVSVQSDRSRRHSIAGSFVRDDESLGSSPPLPSYMVPTESARAKSRLQNPSGAEMNGTPEKEKVSLGSAKKRLSYPPSPAKARRYSGPPKLESSLKAENSEAAGEGI
- the LOC118048557 gene encoding protein IQ-DOMAIN 2 isoform X2, with the protein product MGRKGKWLSSVKKALSPDSKEKKNQKSNKSKKKWFRKQQLDSDSTSLENVTMRSPPPQLDEVKLIETTNEENQHTYSVPVVTAAVAEHAPITVQTTTEVFQPTKVNKYAGKSKEEVAAIKIQTAFRGYMARRALRALRGLFRLKSLMEGPTIKRQATHTLRCMQTLARVQSQIHTRRIRMSEENQALQRQLLHEHAKEFESLRIGEEWDDSLQSKEQIEANLLNKFEAAVRRERAQAYSFSHQQAWKNSSRAVNPMFMSGNPSWGWSWLERWMAAHPWESRSMTEKELNSDHSSLKSASRSITGGDISKSYARYQLNSDKLTPRESERPTKTTNLQFQSTPNKPAASTVARKLKSASPRSGIGGLDDESKSVVSVQSDRSRRHSIAGSFVRDDESLGSSPPLPSYMVPTESARAKSRLQNPSGAEMNGTPEKEKVSLGSAKKRLSYPPSPAKARRYSGPPKLESSLKAENSEAAGEGI
- the LOC118048555 gene encoding mitochondrial import inner membrane translocase subunit TIM14-1, which encodes MATPLIMGMAVAATAYAGRYGIQAWQAFKARPPTARMRKFYEGGFQSVMTRREAALILGVRESTAADKVKEAHRRVMVANHPDAGGSHYLASKINEAKDILLGKTKGGGSAF
- the LOC118048554 gene encoding uncharacterized protein, translated to MAEMKGDGGVNTWADELASLMEDSGIRYTGEPIDMTAPPPPLPIFAATGIMGSETEMERERESLKEQVTGFLKSWGEMVVDLGKGCKDIVTQSNLVTEDSFIVRKFGKPMAKASARLKFLNEFLPEDRDPALAWPVILFVFVLALAALSINSTDDSLVPSVKKMRVHPPSANRIPLPDGRHMAYLEQGVPADRARFSVIVPHSFLSSRLAGIPGVKTSLLQEFGVRLITYDLPGFGESDPHAIRNLNSSAMDMLYLADAVGVNGKFWVLSYSSGSMHSWAALRYIPDRIAGAGMFAPMINPYEPSMTKEEMRRTWDQWSSRRKLLYFLARKFPKFLAYFYHRSFLSGNHGEIDKWMSQSLGKKDEILIKEPMFEEFWHRDVEESIRHGRAKSFIEEAVLQVSNWGFSIADLQVQRKCQRNGFLLWLWSMYSQAECELVGFLGPIHIWQGMDDQVVPPSMIDYISRVLPGANLHKLPNEGHFSYYFFCDECHRRIFSTLFGDALGPLDKVEIDGTSFEAEVEDVSSTTNSVGK